A region of the Alphaproteobacteria bacterium genome:
TCTGGTTGTCATGGCCGGACTTGATCCGGCCATCCACGTGGTGATGTCACGTAACCAGGAGACGTGAATGCCCGCAACAAGTGCGGGCATGACGTCGTTTTCTTGAGGCGTGCGGGCCTGTCCGCGCGGTGGTGCCGGGCTATTCCAGCCGGTTGAGGCCGTCGAAGGCGGCGGTCTTGTAGCATTCGGCCAGGGTCGGATAGTTGAAGACCGTGTCCACGAAATAGTCGAGCGTGCCGCTATGGGCCATCACCGCCTGTCCGATATGGATGAGCTCGGCGGCGCCTTCGCCCAGGATACTGACCCCGAGAATCTCCCGGGTTTCGACGTGAAACAGGAGCTTCAGCATGCCCGTGGCGTCCCCGATGATCTGGCCGCGGGAGATTTCCTTGTAGAACGCCTTGCCGACTTCGTAGGGGACGCCATTGGCGGTGAGTTCCTCTTCATTGGCGCCGACCACCGAGATTTCCGGGATCGTGTAGATGCCGTAGGGGAACAGCTGGGCGACACCCGACACCGACGCGTCGAACGCGTGGCAGGCGGCGAGGCGGCCCTGTTCCATGGAGGTCGAGGCGAGGCTCGGGAAGCCGATGACGTCTCCTGCCGCGTAGATGTTGGGCACATTGGTCCGGTAATTCGCATCGACCGTCAGCCGGCCGCGTTCGTCGGCATCGAGGCCGGCGGCGTCGAGATTGAGTTCTCCGGTGGCACCCGTGCGGCCGACACTGTACAGCGCCTTGGACGCAACGACCTGTTTGCCGCTCTCCAGCACCACACGCACATGGGGGCCGCGCTTGCCCGCTTCCACGGCTATGGATTCCACACCTTCACCCAGGCGCAGTGTCACCCGGTTCTGGCGCATGAGATAGGCCAGCGCATCGGTGATCTCGCCGTCGACGAAGTCGAGCAGGCGGGGTCGCTTGTCGATCAGGGTCACGCGGACGCCCAGGGTGGCAAAAATGGTCGCGTATTCGAGGCCGATGACCCCGGCACCGATCACCACCAGCGTGCGCGGCAGTTCCTCGAGGTCGAGAATGTCGTCGCTGGTGAATACGGATTGCCCGTCGAAGGGAATATCGGGCGATCTGGTCGTCTCGGTCCCCACCGCGATGACAATCCTGTCAGCTGTGACCGCGCGCTGGCCGCGGCCATCGAAATAGTCGAGGCGGACCGTGTTGGCGTCGGCGAATGTGGCCGTTGCCTCGATCACGACAACGCCGTTGCGGCGCAGCTGGTGATGGGTGACGTCGATCTCGTTGCGGATCACATGATCAGCGCGGAACAGGAGATCCGACATGGCGATGTCGTGCTTCACCACATAGGACGCGCCGTACACGTTGCGTTCGCGGAAACCCGATAGGTGTAGAGCCGCCTCGCGCAGGGTCTTCGACGGGATGGTGCCGGTGTTGATGCATACCCCACCGACGACGGTACGCCGCTCGATGATGGCGGCCTTTTTGCCGAGCTTTGCGGCCTGGATTGCGGCGCGCTGGCCGGCAGGCCCCGACCCCATGACAATCAGGTCGAAGTCATGGCCATCGCCGTTCGTGGCCTGGCCGGCGATGTCCGGTATGGTCTGGTCAAGCATGTGTGGTCCCCGCTTCATACGGCGTTCATACGCCGGGCAGGAGATCACCATCACCGGGTTTGGTTAACAAACCCTTGGTCGGTACGGGTGTTTTCGTGGCGCGCTAGTCGAGCGCGTTGGCGGCCCGCAAACCCGCAATCATCGACGACCCCATCATGAAGCCGTAACTTTTCTGCGGGTCTTCCGCGATGGCGCGCATGGCGTCGTGAGCCTTCTGACGCTCGGCGGGATCTTTCTCGGCGATGAACTTGGTGTTCCGGATCGTCTGCTGTCGCACATCCTCCAGCGCGACGTGACGGCGCTGGCGGGTGTAGCGGTCGAGCAGGCTTTCGTCGGCCGCACCGCGCCATATCTGCCCCATCTTGTCGGCGAAGCTCACCGCGTCATGGACGCCGGAGTTCATGCCCATGCCGCCCATGGGGGAATTGATGTGGGCGGCATCGCCGCCGATGATGATCCGACCCTTGCGGAAATCCTCGGCGACCCGCTGGTGGATGGCCCAGATGTTCCGATGGAGCTCGACGACGGCGCCGGGCTTGCCGAAGAAGGCTGCCATGCGGGCTTCGGCCACGTCGTCGCGCACCGCCACATCGTCGGGCTCGCCGTCGCGTGACGAGAAGGCCACCCGCCAGTATTCGGGCAGGTGCAGGATCACGCACCATTCGTCGGGGTCGGAGATGTAGGCGACCCCGGCGATATCGGGCATTGCCTCGCTCACGTCGAACGTTGTGCCGTACTGCACCACCTTCTCGTCATAGGTAAACCCGTCGAAGCCGACGTCGAGGGATTTCCGGATGCTGGAGCGGGAGCCATCGGCGCCAAACACATAACGGCCGGTGAAGTGCTCTTCGCCGCCGGGTGTTCTGGCGCTCACCGTTACGCTGTCGGCGTCCTGCGTCGCGCCCAGAACTTCATGGGAGAATCTGATTTCGACATTGGGGTGGTCGGCAAGCGTGGCGTAGAGCGCCCGGTTCAGTTCCATCTGTTCGCATTGCACACGATAGGGATATTTCGTCTCGTCCTTGAGGGCGTCCAGATCGAACTCGGCGACGACGCCCGCGCGCCGGTCGCGGAACTGCCAGACGGGGGTGACCCGACCGTCATTCAGGACCGCGTCCACCATGCCGAGTTCGTCGAGATATTCGAGGGTCGGCGGGTGGAAGGTGGTGGCACGGCGATGATCCTGCGGGGCGTCCTGTTGTTCCAGGAGCAGAACCGGAATGTCCTGTTTGGCCAGCGAAAGCGCCGCGATCAGCCCGGTCGGGCCGCCGCCGGCGACAATGATCCGGTCGGTGGGATTGGATGACATGCCTAGGCACCGCGATTGGATGAACGGGATACCCGTTTCTACGCCATTGCCGGGACCGGGAAAAGCCGGGTCGGACGCGCTTGACCGTGTAGTTTCACACAGCCAAACTCAATTTCATGAACATGAATGACGGTGTGAAGACAGCGGTTCGTACCGTAAACCTTTTCGAGGCATTCTCGCGTCGCAAGGGCCCCATGACACTGACCCAGATCGCGGAGGCCCTGTCGGCGCCAATCAGCAGCTGTCACGGGCTGGTCCGGACGCTCAGCGCCAAGGGATATCTCTATACATCCGAGCGAAATCGGACGATCTATCCAACCAAGCGATTGCTGGAAATCGCCGACATCATTGCCGCCCATGATCCGGTTCTCGAGAGCATCGTCCCGGTGTTGGATGCGCTGCGCGACGAGACCAACGAGACGATTCTGCTCGGCCGCCGCCAGGGCGAGATGATCCTCTATCTCGACGTGATCGAGGGGGGACAGACATTGCGCTATTCCGCCGGGGCCGGCGATATCAAGCCCCTGCATTCGAGCGCCATCGGCAAGGCGTTTCTCGGCCGGCTCGACGATGGAGAACGCGCGGCCCTGGTGGCCCGGCTTCCGCTCGACCAGCGGACGCCGAACACGATCACCGAGCGCGCGCGCCTGGAGGCCGATCTCGCCGACGGCATCGCCAAGGGCTATTTCGTGACGCGGGGGGAGAACGTCGTCGATGTGATGGGGCTGGCAACGACGGCAGATGTGTTTGGGGAAATCATGGGAATTGCGATCGCTGGACCTCTGGTCCGGATGGAAGCCGGCGAGACCAAGCTCGCAGCACAGCTTCTGTCCGCGAAGGAGCGGCTCGAGAAGCTTGGGGGAAGTACGTGAGTGATACGGACAATCAAGACTGGGCCGATGCATTGTATGGCGTTCTGGTGCAGCAGAATATTCGCCAGGTCGCCTATGTGCCCGATGCAGGGCATGCGCGGCTGATCGAACGCTGCGAGGCCAATCCGGATATGCAAGCCACTGTGTTGACCACCGAAGAAGACGGTGTCGCGCTGCTGGCGGGCGCCTGGCTGGGTGGCGACCGCGGGGTATTGCTGATGCAATCGAGCGGCGTGGGCAACTGCGTGAACATGTTCACCCTGATCGAGAATTGCCGGCTGCCGCTGGTGACGCTCATCACGATGCGCGGTGAATGGGGCGAGTTCAATCCGTGGCAGGCCCAGATGGGGCAGGCGGCGCCGGACGTGCTGACCCGGATGGGTGTGCAAGCTCACCGGGTCGATGATCCCGATGACGCCGCGCCGACCCTCGATGCGGCGATCCGGCAATCCTTTGACGGGATGCTTGCCTCGGCGGTGCTCCTGTCCCAGCGTCTGATCGGCCGCAAGGCCTTCACGGAAGGAGGCTGACATGGCCAACCTCCAACCACGCCTGGACCGGCGCGAAGCTGTCGCGCGGCTGCTGCAGGACCGCGGCGAGTTGCTTGTGGTTACCGGTCTCGGCTCGGCGACCTATGATTGCGCGGCCGCCGGTGACGATCCTCGCAATTTCTATCTCTGGGGCGCCATGGGTGGCACGGCGGCTTTGGCGCTCGGTCTGGCGCAGGCCCAACCGGGCCGCCCGGTCGCCGCGATCACCGGCGATGGGGAAATGCTCATGGGCCTCGGCAGCCTGGCGACGATCGGTGCCGCCGCACCGGCGAACCTCTCGGTCATCGTGCTCGACAACGAGGTTTACGGCGAGACAGGCGCCCAGCCCACGGCGACCGCGCACGGGGTCAGCCTCGTGGAAGTGGCGCGCGG
Encoded here:
- the sthA gene encoding Si-specific NAD(P)(+) transhydrogenase, coding for MLDQTIPDIAGQATNGDGHDFDLIVMGSGPAGQRAAIQAAKLGKKAAIIERRTVVGGVCINTGTIPSKTLREAALHLSGFRERNVYGASYVVKHDIAMSDLLFRADHVIRNEIDVTHHQLRRNGVVVIEATATFADANTVRLDYFDGRGQRAVTADRIVIAVGTETTRSPDIPFDGQSVFTSDDILDLEELPRTLVVIGAGVIGLEYATIFATLGVRVTLIDKRPRLLDFVDGEITDALAYLMRQNRVTLRLGEGVESIAVEAGKRGPHVRVVLESGKQVVASKALYSVGRTGATGELNLDAAGLDADERGRLTVDANYRTNVPNIYAAGDVIGFPSLASTSMEQGRLAACHAFDASVSGVAQLFPYGIYTIPEISVVGANEEELTANGVPYEVGKAFYKEISRGQIIGDATGMLKLLFHVETREILGVSILGEGAAELIHIGQAVMAHSGTLDYFVDTVFNYPTLAECYKTAAFDGLNRLE
- a CDS encoding FAD-dependent monooxygenase, whose product is MSSNPTDRIIVAGGGPTGLIAALSLAKQDIPVLLLEQQDAPQDHRRATTFHPPTLEYLDELGMVDAVLNDGRVTPVWQFRDRRAGVVAEFDLDALKDETKYPYRVQCEQMELNRALYATLADHPNVEIRFSHEVLGATQDADSVTVSARTPGGEEHFTGRYVFGADGSRSSIRKSLDVGFDGFTYDEKVVQYGTTFDVSEAMPDIAGVAYISDPDEWCVILHLPEYWRVAFSSRDGEPDDVAVRDDVAEARMAAFFGKPGAVVELHRNIWAIHQRVAEDFRKGRIIIGGDAAHINSPMGGMGMNSGVHDAVSFADKMGQIWRGAADESLLDRYTRQRRHVALEDVRQQTIRNTKFIAEKDPAERQKAHDAMRAIAEDPQKSYGFMMGSSMIAGLRAANALD
- a CDS encoding IclR family transcriptional regulator; its protein translation is MNMNDGVKTAVRTVNLFEAFSRRKGPMTLTQIAEALSAPISSCHGLVRTLSAKGYLYTSERNRTIYPTKRLLEIADIIAAHDPVLESIVPVLDALRDETNETILLGRRQGEMILYLDVIEGGQTLRYSAGAGDIKPLHSSAIGKAFLGRLDDGERAALVARLPLDQRTPNTITERARLEADLADGIAKGYFVTRGENVVDVMGLATTADVFGEIMGIAIAGPLVRMEAGETKLAAQLLSAKERLEKLGGST
- a CDS encoding phosphonopyruvate decarboxylase, which codes for MSDTDNQDWADALYGVLVQQNIRQVAYVPDAGHARLIERCEANPDMQATVLTTEEDGVALLAGAWLGGDRGVLLMQSSGVGNCVNMFTLIENCRLPLVTLITMRGEWGEFNPWQAQMGQAAPDVLTRMGVQAHRVDDPDDAAPTLDAAIRQSFDGMLASAVLLSQRLIGRKAFTEGG
- a CDS encoding thiamine pyrophosphate-dependent enzyme — encoded protein: MANLQPRLDRREAVARLLQDRGELLVVTGLGSATYDCAAAGDDPRNFYLWGAMGGTAALALGLAQAQPGRPVAAITGDGEMLMGLGSLATIGAAAPANLSVIVLDNEVYGETGAQPTATAHGVSLVEVARGCGIEALEDIRDMNALGTLATRMQCCEGTLFANIKIEAGEQERVLPARDGAYLRSRFRESVLGTGP